In one window of Candidatus Binatia bacterium DNA:
- a CDS encoding MoaD/ThiS family protein: MRVTVTPHAILRRFLPAGAGNSAVLDLHEGATVADVISRLGIPPGHARIIVSGSSQLEPTSTLHDAQEIDLFPPLAGGL, encoded by the coding sequence ATGCGCGTAACGGTCACACCCCACGCCATTCTGCGCCGCTTCCTGCCCGCAGGCGCCGGCAACTCCGCCGTCCTCGATTTGCACGAGGGGGCGACGGTTGCCGACGTGATCAGCCGCCTCGGAATTCCGCCCGGACACGCCCGGATCATCGTCTCCGGCAGCAGCCAGCTCGAACCGACATCGACACTGCACGACGCCCAGGAGATCGACCTGTTCCCGCCGCTCGCTGGAGGACTGTAG